The proteins below are encoded in one region of Metabacillus dongyingensis:
- a CDS encoding metal-dependent hydrolase — protein MDTSTHITMGFGLAGLAFIDPAVAAGTELASAVLIGTVLGSNAPDFDYGIKIVKGNGMYTEHHRGLSHSIPAWFMWTGLLTAIIYLFHSNLSIPELIHLSGWIFLAVLLHVIFDICNAYGTQAARPFTKKWLSLNFISLFDPFIIFLHLLGFALWGLLDSPGIIFLLIYSTIGLYLLERFFSSRRAMTIVKKKLGGNGSITIIPTILWSVWHIVSETDSCLRSFELRSKDLKLIHTFEKSDPESSIIANAKKDQNVCHFLNNSKHVQTVVLPIPSGYEIRFFDLRFRTKNHYPYMAVCQMTKDGMILSSCTGWFHQADKFKSKLISHENSGKNQLEA, from the coding sequence ATGGATACGAGCACACATATTACGATGGGATTTGGTCTTGCCGGTCTTGCTTTTATTGACCCTGCAGTTGCAGCTGGCACTGAACTGGCTTCAGCTGTTCTAATTGGTACCGTACTTGGGTCAAATGCACCTGATTTTGATTACGGAATCAAAATAGTAAAAGGAAATGGAATGTATACAGAGCATCACCGCGGACTGTCACATTCTATCCCTGCATGGTTTATGTGGACTGGATTGTTAACTGCTATTATCTATCTTTTTCATTCAAATCTCTCAATACCTGAACTGATTCATTTATCCGGGTGGATCTTTCTTGCCGTACTGCTTCATGTCATATTTGATATATGTAACGCATATGGCACACAGGCAGCCAGACCCTTTACGAAAAAATGGCTTTCACTGAATTTCATTTCTCTGTTTGACCCGTTTATTATATTTTTGCACCTACTTGGATTCGCTTTGTGGGGATTGCTCGATTCTCCGGGGATCATTTTCCTGTTGATCTATTCAACAATAGGGCTTTATCTTTTAGAACGATTTTTCAGTTCCAGAAGAGCAATGACCATTGTGAAGAAGAAATTAGGCGGAAATGGCTCAATCACCATCATTCCAACCATTCTCTGGTCTGTCTGGCATATCGTCTCTGAAACAGACTCCTGTTTAAGATCTTTCGAACTGCGGTCGAAAGATCTTAAATTGATTCATACTTTCGAAAAGTCAGATCCAGAGTCTTCCATCATAGCTAATGCAAAAAAGGATCAGAATGTATGCCACTTTTTAAATAATTCAAAGCACGTTCAAACTGTTGTACTCCCAATCCCTTCTGGCTATGAAATCCGATTTTTCGATTTGAGATTTCGCACGAAAAACCATTATCCTTATATGGCCGTCTGTCAAATGACTAAAGACGGAATGATCCTCTCCTCTTGTACAGGATGGTTTCACCAGGCAGATAAATTCAAAAGCAAGCTGATTTCACACGAGAATTCCGGGAAAAATCAATTAGAAGCTTAA